Proteins found in one Acidobacteriota bacterium genomic segment:
- a CDS encoding cytidine deaminase — MDQALVDAARAARANAWAPFSSFAVGAALRHVDGRIFTGCNVENATYGLTICAERTAIVKAISEGARPGEFTAVVVVADTEEPTPPCGACRQFLWEFCGPVPIVLATPSAVTAALPLADLLPRPFDA, encoded by the coding sequence GTGGATCAGGCGCTCGTGGACGCGGCGCGGGCCGCGCGCGCCAACGCGTGGGCGCCGTTCTCGTCGTTCGCCGTTGGCGCCGCGCTGCGCCACGTCGACGGCCGCATCTTCACGGGTTGCAACGTCGAGAACGCCACGTACGGCCTCACCATCTGCGCCGAGCGCACCGCCATCGTCAAGGCCATCTCGGAGGGGGCGCGACCGGGCGAGTTCACCGCTGTCGTCGTCGTCGCCGACACCGAGGAGCCCACGCCCCCGTGCGGTGCGTGCCGCCAGTTCCTGTGGGAATTCTGCGGTCCCGTTCCCATCGTCCTCGCCACCCCGAGCGCCGTCACCGCCGCCCTCCCCCTCGCCGACCTCCTGCCGCGTCCCTTCGACGC